In Syngnathoides biaculeatus isolate LvHL_M chromosome 5, ASM1980259v1, whole genome shotgun sequence, the following are encoded in one genomic region:
- the ncam3 gene encoding neural cell adhesion molecule 1 — protein sequence MPKETFVLLLILLGACRTDAKMDIITSKQDIQVGDELLLLCKAGGEGDITWQKNGEEIDKEMISKMDESTSKLVIKSTTMEDEGRYTCLCEFDSGHTDEVQTQIYIYEGPTFEMTPTYHEFLEGTDEEVVPCRVSGQPAVEVTWIYDKEAMLSDGNNVQILPDNTLVIKKVKRQDARTFICQAQIKGRPIYKQLSISVVVNAPPTVRLKEKVKKVIAGPETNVSLLCLVEGQPKPKITWNMPALYDPTHHKFNSDRSQLTLSSVVRADHGEYTCNATNKISGSSATVMLHVFEAPEVSLTVEQRNVSVGESVAVACNVSGFPQPDLYWINKCNGQTLDSASGRIRSEGGVLVIDEIAPSDGGLYSCIAVGIIGNASRDVAIHTPPGPPLYLSVSSGPASIFFSLKSLPVSGGTPITKFVLQWTQNAAEQWQEVTVQSDNLAVTSLMPYTLYTVRLAALNTAGRGQFSDAYTVRTQGIRGEPDSPDLVRDEMKVGGNTFFMPLKHTDDGGSPLLHYNLRYREDKNGALWKEKKLSSNSDSVTLVDLTFGSDYQLEVIAVNANGSSLPATFNFTIAEKPVRNSMTKGTVVGIVIVIFLVIFFVVDATCCYRNRCGLLMSIAVKLFGQKVPGIKEGEEGTNGEVKMNGMSTPRADRHHPGVQTLTEVTCDKASLTKHEKIQSNRNLQVQEGNV from the exons ATGCCAAAAGAGACATTTGTCCTGCTTCTGATTCTTCTGGGTGCATGTAGGACAG atGCCAAAATGGACATCATCACCAGCAAGCAAGATATTCAAGTTGGAGATGAACTTTTATTATTGTGTAAAG CCGGTGGAGAAGGAGATATAACTTGGCAAAAGAATGGTGAGGAGATTGACAAAGAGATGATATCAAAGATGGACGAGTCCACCTCCAAACTGGTCATCAAGAGCACCACAATGGAGGATGAAGGAAGGTACACCTGCCTGTGTGAATTTGACAGTGGCCACACGGATGAAGTTCAGACACAGATTTACATTTATG AGGGACCAACATTTGAAATGACCCCCACCTATCACGAGTTTTTGGAGGGTACAGATGAGGAGGTAGTGCCATGTCGGGTGTCTGGCCAGCCGGCAGTTGAAGTCACCTGGATATACGACAAAGAGGCCATGTTGTCTGATG gaaataatgtgcaaatattGCCTGATAACACGCTTGTGATTAAGAAAGTGAAGCGACAGGATGCCAGGACATTCATCTGCCAGGCACAGATCAAAGGGAGGCCCATATATAAGCAGCTTTCCATATCTGTTGTTGTCAATG CTCCTCCTACTGTGCGTCTTAAAGAGAAAGTGAAGAAAGTCATAGCGGGACCAGAAACCAATGTTTCCTTGCTGTGTTTGGTCGAAGGACAACCCAAACCTAAAATCACCTGGAATAT GCCAGCATTGTATGACCCCACACATCACAAGTTCAACTCTGACCGTAGCCAACTGACCCTCAGCTCAGTTGTCAGGGCTGACCACGGAGAGTACACCTGCAACGCAACCAACAAGATCAGCGGTAGCAGCGCTACCGTTATGCTTCACGTCTTTG AGGCCCCGGAGGTGTCTTTGACTGTAGAGCAGCGGAATGTCAGCGTGGGCGAGAGCGTGGCTGTGGCCTGCAATGTCTCCGGCTTTCCTCAGCCTGACCTGTACTGGATCAACAAGTGCAATGGACAAACACTG GACTCGGCTTCCGGTCGAATTCGGAGTGAGGGCGGTGTTTTAGTGATTGATGAAATAGCACCTTCGGATGGTGGTCTGTATTCCTGCATTGCTGTTGGCATCATTGGAAATGCATCAAGAGACGTTGCGATTCACA CCCCGCCTGGTCCCCCTCTGTACCTGTCAGTCTCGTCTGGACCTGCATCAATCTTCTTCTCCCTGAAAAGCCTACCCGTCAGTGGGGGAACACCAATTACAAAGTTCGTCCTGCAGTGGACACAAAATGCAGCCGAGCAATGGCAAGAGGTTACAGTCCAGTCAG ATAACCTGGCTGTGACCTCCCTCATGCCGTACACATTATACACTGTTCGTTTGGCTGCCTTGAACACGGCAGGACGGGGCCAATTCTCAGACGCATATACCGTCCGAACCCAAGGAATACG AGGTGAACCAGACAGTCCCGATTTGGTCCGTGATGAGATGAAAGTAGGGGGCAACACCTTCTTTATGCCCCTCAAGCACACTGATGATGGCGGGTCACCTCTCCTACATTACAATCTCCGATATCGCGAG GATAAAAATGGGGCTTTGTGGAAAGAAAAGAAGCTTTCATCCAACAGCGACTCTGTAACCCTGGTGGACCTGACCTTTGGCTCTGACTATCAACTGGAAGTCATAGCAGTCAATGCTAATGGTTCCTCTCTCCCTGCAACATTCAACTTCACCATTGCAGAGAAACCTG TCCGTAACAGCATGACGAAAGGAACCGTGGTTGGCATTGTCATAGTGATCTTCCTGGTGATTTTCTTTGTGGTGGATGCAACTTGCTGCTACAGAAACCGATGTGGCCTGCTCATGTCTATCGCCGTTAAACTTTTTGGACAGAAGGTTCCTGGCATCAAAGAAGGAGAGGAGGGCACTAACGG GGAAGTTAAGATGAATGGCATGTCCACTCCAAGAGCTGACCGGCACCATCCGGGAGTTCAGACACTTACAGAGGTCACCTGTGACAAAGCCTCTCTCACAAAACATGA gaAAATTCAATCTAACAGAAATCTACAAGTGCAGGAGGGGAATGTctag